One segment of Anastrepha obliqua isolate idAnaObli1 chromosome 3, idAnaObli1_1.0, whole genome shotgun sequence DNA contains the following:
- the LOC129240289 gene encoding glutactin-like encodes MVSLLNKLLVICLSLIPAGYAHRSNTVVDRDVRVNLRGQGVVVGNWNTTKWTSQAYMQFRGIPYAESPSGALRFKPPVPRTPWSEAFAATEYGRICPQLFTYNRLPADKLQGDLEDCLTLNIFTKNLKAKQPVMFYVHGGSLQVGFASDYPAGYLLEEDIVLVVIQYRLGVLGFSGTQTPEMPGNLGLMDTMLALQWVQQHISAFGGDKSQVTVFGESSGGELGGALLVSPKTPPQTFQRLIIQSGSVVDKFAVNQEPRAQVERVCRSLKCEHCERLNEAQRCLKRAAVMDILKAAESERYGLIIGDNYGTVPQHPAQLIEATNRSVSLLTGFTKHDGSLVLGWYYDEFKVGHANMNAVTVGEFATGLMNWMNDTTGLTNNALTRLLFPAELWHSVDHKRALPAYFDLANILYFKSTMIGFTNKLFSKANLAPIYFYTFDYAGEKTNFGFDLGNSQYPFNGGVHHTDELLYLFPTKELNVLDTEVSKKMVALWVSFAITGVPKVAEAPEILPMNSVRGPYFHINKEIKMDDDLLKEFTATVDDPDNKKLDRPNKSF; translated from the exons ATGGTTTCTCTTTTAAATAAGTTACTGGTCATATGCTTATCGCTTATTCCTGCGGGATATGCTCATAGGTCAAACACTGTTGTAGATCGTGATGTGAGAGTTAATTTACGTGGTCAAGGTGTAGTGGTTGGTAATTGGAATACTACAAAATGGACGAGCCAAGCTTATATGCAATTCCGTGGCATACCCTATGCTGAGTCACCTAGTGGAGCACTGAGATTTAAA CCACCAGTGCCTCGAACACCGTGGTCGGAAGCTTTTGCAGCCACCGAATATGGCCGAATTTGTCCGCAATTGTTCACATACAACCGTTTGCCGGCTGATAAGCTACAGGGTGATCTTGAAGATTGTCTCACCTTAAACATCTTTACCAAAAAT CTAAAAGCCAAACAACCAGTGATGTTCTATGTTCACGGCGGTAGCTTACAAGTTGGTTTTGCTTCAGATTACCCAGCAGGTTATTTGCTCGAGGAAGACATTGTGCTAGTGGTGATTCAATATCGTCTCGGTGTACTTGGTTTCTCCGGCACGCAAACACCCGAAATGCCCGGTAACCTTGGCCTCATGGACACAATGCTGGCGCTGCAATGGGTGCAGCAACACATCTCTGCATTCGGTGGTGACAAATCGCAAGTTACCGTGTTTGGTGAGAGCTCAGGTGGGGAATTGGGCGGCGCGTTGCTAGTGAGTCCCAAAACACCACCACAGACCTTCCAACGGCTCATTATACAATCTGGATCGGTTGTGGATAAATTTGCTGTAAATCAGGAGCCACGCGCGCAAGTGGAACGCGTTTGCCGATCATTGAAGTGTGAACACTGTGAGCGATTGAATGAAGCTCAGCGATGCTTGAAACGAGCGGCTGTGATGGATATTTTGAAGGCGGCGGAAAGT gaACGGTATGGCTTGATTATTGGCGATAATTATGGCACGGTTCCACAGCATCCAGCCCAGCTTATTGAGGCCACCAATAGAAGCGTGTCTCTGTTGACCGGTTTTACAAAGCATGATGGCTCGCTGGTGCTGGGAT GGTATTATGACGAGTTCAAAGTGGGGCATGCAAATATGAACGCAGTTACCGTGGGAGAGTTCGCCACTGGTTTGATGAATTGGATGAACGATACAACCGGCTTAACCAACAATGCATTGACGCGATTACTATTCCCTGCGGAACTATGGCACAGCGTTGATCATAAGCGCGCCTTGCCCGCGTACTTTGAT CTCGCTAACATACTTTACTTCAAATCGACCATGATTGGATTCACAAACAAGCTATTCAGCAAAGCAAACCTCGCTCCCATTTATTTCTATACCTTTGACTATGCTGGTGAGAAAACTAATTTTGGATTTGACTTGGGCAATTCTCAGTACCCTTTCAATGGTGGTGTACACCACACGGACGAATTGCTTTACCTATTCCCCACGAAAGAGCTAAATGTTTTGGACACGGAGGTGTCGAAAAAGATGGTGGCCTTGTGGGTATCTTTTGCAATCACTGGGGTGCCAAAAGTGGCTGAAGCGCCTGAAATTTTGCCCATGAATT cggTAAGAGGCCCATATTTCCATATAAATAAGGAAATTAAAATGGATGACGACTTATTAAAGGAATTTACCGCAACCGTAGACGATCCGGACAATAAGAAGCTAGATCGCCCTAATAAGagcttttga